The following are from one region of the Amedibacterium intestinale genome:
- a CDS encoding ATP-binding cassette domain-containing protein, whose product MEFEKPLMQVKNLRKQFGNGCIHCIGKEEELQGNYCPHCGTVYALRDISFDVYDGEILGVVGESGSGKSTMMKCLYFDQDITSGAAYLSTYKEGKVNIFEETSQQKRYIRNYVMGMVYQNPYLGLKMDFSSIGNIAEKLLAAGERNVGTMEERGVQLLDKVKIPYRRRKDAPSTFSGGMQQRVQIAKALSNRPPVLLLDEVTTGLDLSVQANVLDLIKQIQRELGVSMIVVSHDLGVIRMLADRTIVMLDGKIIEQGLTDQIMEDPQHPYTQQLVYSLL is encoded by the coding sequence ATGGAATTTGAAAAGCCGCTCATGCAGGTAAAAAACTTACGAAAACAGTTTGGAAATGGATGTATACACTGTATTGGAAAGGAAGAAGAACTGCAAGGGAATTATTGTCCGCATTGTGGAACAGTGTATGCTTTGCGCGATATTAGTTTTGATGTATATGATGGTGAAATTCTAGGTGTTGTTGGGGAGAGTGGAAGTGGAAAATCAACCATGATGAAATGTTTGTATTTTGATCAGGATATTACTTCCGGGGCTGCTTATCTTTCCACCTATAAAGAGGGGAAAGTAAATATTTTTGAAGAAACATCACAGCAGAAGCGTTATATTCGAAATTATGTTATGGGGATGGTTTATCAAAATCCATACCTGGGATTGAAAATGGATTTTTCAAGTATTGGAAACATTGCGGAAAAACTATTGGCAGCTGGTGAGCGAAATGTAGGAACCATGGAAGAAAGAGGAGTTCAGCTTTTGGATAAAGTAAAAATTCCATATCGAAGAAGAAAAGATGCACCATCTACTTTTTCTGGAGGGATGCAGCAGCGTGTACAGATTGCCAAGGCATTAAGCAATCGACCGCCTGTTTTATTGTTAGATGAAGTGACGACCGGACTGGATTTATCTGTACAGGCAAATGTATTGGATTTGATCAAGCAGATTCAGCGTGAACTAGGAGTGAGTATGATCGTGGTATCGCATGATCTTGGTGTTATTCGCATGCTGGCAGATCGTACGATCGTTATGCTGGATGGAAAAATTATTGAACAGGGATTAACGGATCAAATTATGGAAGATCCGCAGCATCCATATACACAGCAGCTTGTATATTCATTGTTGTAA
- the phnH gene encoding phosphonate C-P lyase system protein PhnH produces MELNQVHDIQKAYRKVLNTFSYPGKIESLQEEMKHCTYQMECGNAMQIMMYMLLDADTSFYMESTSMKLAQRFSRLTYSVQKEIKDASFVFVTLDSFDKLAGVISNSAMGTLENPQHGATIIVECEKLRKDGNLCLKGPGIQGQTYLGVEGNDAWISSRQEKNAEFPLGVDLLFVDKEGNCVSLPRTTQIERR; encoded by the coding sequence AAGTGTTAAATACATTTTCTTATCCTGGGAAAATAGAATCTTTACAAGAAGAAATGAAACATTGTACGTATCAGATGGAATGTGGAAATGCAATGCAGATCATGATGTATATGCTGCTGGATGCGGATACTTCTTTTTATATGGAAAGTACATCGATGAAGCTGGCACAGCGTTTTTCTAGATTAACTTACAGTGTGCAAAAGGAAATAAAAGATGCATCCTTTGTATTTGTTACACTGGATAGTTTTGATAAGCTGGCAGGTGTTATTTCGAACAGTGCAATGGGTACATTGGAAAATCCACAGCATGGGGCAACGATCATTGTAGAATGTGAGAAATTGCGAAAAGATGGGAATTTGTGTTTGAAAGGTCCTGGAATTCAGGGACAAACGTATCTTGGGGTTGAGGGAAATGATGCATGGATATCTTCTCGACAGGAAAAAAATGCAGAGTTTCCATTAGGTGTGGATTTGCTTTTTGTGGATAAGGAAGGAAATTGTGTATCACTTCCAAGAACGACACAGATTGAAAGGAGATAA
- a CDS encoding carbon-phosphorus lyase complex subunit PhnI, protein MAYVAVKGGKEAIEESIERLKLERLKGGHVLDVEDIQSGERLLVDQVMSESFLYSPQLASLAIKQGEGSLEEAVFLMRAYRSTLPRNYYSLTVESDDMRIERRISAAFKDIPGGQILGSCFDYKHRLLDFDLLLEKEEALEEMLAHFEEAEKKQGSSDLFLPKVSDYLRKEGLLEKVENNDTPPKDVTKEILTFPTVRSERLQILTRGMTQTLISLGYASLRGYGSVHPTVGELRVGNLGIYVADPMNPQDEEESYYIGDIRVSEVESLIPHTITNQNGESQLEFQVGYGIALGQNESKAIAMSILDRCLESEDKKYAINDEEFVLYHIDSVEATGFISHLKLPHYVTFQSKLNSIRKTKERKTQ, encoded by the coding sequence ATGGCATATGTAGCGGTAAAAGGTGGAAAAGAAGCGATTGAAGAAAGTATTGAGCGATTAAAATTAGAACGCTTAAAAGGTGGTCATGTTTTAGATGTAGAAGATATCCAAAGTGGAGAACGTCTTTTGGTAGATCAGGTCATGAGTGAAAGCTTTTTATACTCTCCTCAGCTTGCTTCTCTAGCCATCAAACAAGGGGAAGGCTCTTTAGAAGAAGCGGTATTCTTAATGCGTGCTTATCGTTCTACTTTGCCTAGAAATTATTATTCACTGACAGTGGAAAGTGATGATATGCGTATTGAAAGAAGGATATCTGCCGCTTTTAAAGATATTCCAGGAGGACAAATCTTAGGTTCCTGTTTTGATTATAAGCATCGTCTGCTTGATTTTGATCTTCTTTTAGAAAAAGAAGAAGCGCTGGAAGAAATGCTGGCGCATTTTGAAGAAGCAGAAAAAAAACAGGGAAGCAGCGACTTGTTTCTTCCCAAAGTAAGTGATTATTTACGAAAAGAAGGTCTACTAGAGAAAGTAGAAAATAACGATACTCCTCCAAAAGATGTGACAAAAGAAATTTTGACATTTCCTACTGTGCGAAGTGAACGCTTGCAGATATTAACACGTGGAATGACACAGACACTTATTTCTCTTGGGTATGCTTCTTTAAGAGGGTATGGAAGTGTACATCCAACCGTAGGAGAGCTTCGTGTAGGAAATCTAGGAATCTATGTGGCAGATCCTATGAATCCACAGGATGAGGAAGAAAGTTATTATATTGGGGATATTCGTGTAAGTGAAGTGGAAAGTTTAATACCACATACGATTACAAATCAAAATGGAGAATCGCAGCTGGAATTTCAAGTTGGCTATGGAATTGCATTGGGGCAAAATGAATCCAAGGCAATTGCGATGAGTATTTTGGATCGCTGTTTAGAAAGTGAAGATAAGAAATATGCGATAAATGATGAAGAGTTTGTTTTGTATCATATTGATTCGGTGGAGGCAACTGGCTTTATTTCTCATTTAAAACTTCCACATTATGTAACCTTCCAGTCAAAATTAAACAGTATTCGTAAAACGAAAGAGAGGAAAACGCAATGA
- a CDS encoding alpha-D-ribose 1-methylphosphonate 5-phosphate C-P-lyase PhnJ, whose product MKQHYHYAFFDEGSKREIRRATLKAICIPGYQVPFASRELPIARGWGTGGLQLTLSLCGHGDHVKVIDQGSDESVNAVSIKNLISATTDVNIVRNTEEASLIQSRHRIPEVPLREDQILVLQVPEPEPLREYEPSERKTKQYHAEKEYTGAWLLLFEQIMKYGSMTTGADHPVMVNDRYVMAPSPIPKFDNPKMHQSKSLILLGAGREKKIYAVPPYTSIVSLDFEDYPFEAEQFHGKTCALCGAEHVFLDEIIHEEDGSVSYQCNDTSYCLKRRNAQRGECK is encoded by the coding sequence ATGAAACAGCACTATCATTATGCCTTTTTTGATGAAGGAAGCAAACGAGAAATTCGAAGGGCAACACTAAAGGCAATCTGTATTCCCGGCTATCAAGTTCCTTTTGCGTCTAGAGAACTTCCTATCGCAAGAGGCTGGGGAACGGGAGGCTTACAGCTGACATTATCCTTATGTGGACATGGAGATCATGTAAAAGTGATTGATCAGGGAAGTGATGAAAGTGTGAATGCGGTTAGTATCAAAAACTTAATTAGCGCTACAACCGATGTAAATATCGTAAGGAATACAGAGGAAGCTTCTTTAATTCAATCGCGGCATCGCATTCCTGAAGTTCCTCTTAGAGAGGATCAGATTTTAGTACTGCAGGTACCAGAACCGGAACCTTTACGGGAATATGAACCAAGTGAAAGAAAAACAAAACAGTATCATGCGGAAAAAGAATATACAGGAGCATGGCTGCTGCTGTTTGAACAAATCATGAAATATGGATCGATGACAACAGGGGCAGATCATCCTGTAATGGTAAATGATCGCTATGTCATGGCACCTTCTCCAATTCCTAAATTTGATAATCCAAAAATGCATCAAAGCAAATCGCTCATTCTTTTAGGGGCCGGACGTGAAAAGAAAATTTATGCAGTTCCTCCTTATACTTCTATTGTATCTTTGGATTTTGAAGACTATCCATTTGAAGCAGAGCAGTTTCATGGAAAAACTTGTGCATTATGTGGTGCAGAACATGTATTTCTTGATGAAATCATCCATGAGGAAGATGGCAGTGTCAGCTATCAGTGCAACGATACAAGCTATTGTTTAAAAAGAAGAAATGCACAGAGGGGAGAGTGTAAATAA